ATTGTTGTCGCGGCCGTCCGTGGAATCCAGTGACCGGTCGAAATCCCAGATCGGCCCCATCTCCAGTCGTCCATTGCGCCGCTTGTGGATGTGCGTGCTCAGACGCAGCGCGTCGACGTTCATCGCCAGCATGTTGAGCAGGTTGTGATCGATGAACGAATCCACGTCGATGTACTTCGCGTAGCCGTTGGCCGGGTCGGCGAAACCGGGTCCGTAGAGCGCCTCTTCAAACGCATCGAGGTACCCGCGAACCCACGCGGACTGGGCCGTGGTGACCTCGACCTCCTTCGGGGTCACATAGCACAATGTCCCGTCGCCATAGGTCGGGTTGCCTCGGGCGGTGCGAAAACCCCGGTCGCCCGTATCGGGCCGGTCGATCTTCAGCATGTAGCCCCCGCTGACGGCCGGCTCGGCGTTGTGCCAGGGCTCGAGCTCCTCGACGTCCACCCGGTCCGGGCCCCTCTTGATCTTCTCCATGAAGATATAGAGCCCGACATAGTCGCCGGCCGAGACCGCCTCACCGCTCGTACTGAGGTACATCTCGACGAACCGGGTCCGTACGGCGTACCGACCGATTTGGTTGCTCAAACCGTGCATGAAGGCGTTGTTGATGAGCGCCCGGTCGAACTGGAACGGGGCATAGAGGATCCAGTCGGATTCGGCGGGCAGACCGAAGATCGAGACGTCTTTGTCCCGATCGTTCTCATCCCAGACTTCGAATCCGTACGAGCCCTTGGCCGCGCCCAACGTGCTGCGACCTCGCCGTTTCATCCCGCCACGGCCGGCGTAATCGGCGTCGCCGATCATCCGTGCCCGCCCGTCGTCGCCGGTGTCGATGAATGCCGAGCGAACCGGCCGATAGGTGGTGCCGATAGTCTGGCGGTTCGTATCCACAATGACGATCGGCAGGTCGGAACTGAAGTTGAGCACATCGCTCGACAGGCCGATGTAGGTATTGCAGACGACCTCGCTGGGGGCCTTGCCCGGCTCGTAGGCCCGGGCCAGCACTTCTTGCGTACCGAGGATCGAGATCGGGCTGGTGTATCGCCTGGACGAAGCGTCGGGCGCCCGGCCGTCGGTGGTGTAGCGAATCTCCGCGTTCGGATGGGACGAGCTCAGTTCGAGCAGGATGGCCCCGAAGAACGTCCCGCCCGGATGAGAGAAGACCGGCGGCTCCGATATCTCGGCGTGCCCGGCAACGTTCGCGCCGCCGGGCGTCGCCTGCGTGAAATACTGCATCTCGCTGCCATAAAGCCCGTATGACAGATCGGCCCGCTGTGGAGGAAAGCCCCCGTCACCCGACTCGTCCACATGGGAGGCGTACTCATGGGCCACCTGCAGGTCGGGCCGAACCAGCGCCAGGTATTCCCCGTCGGCGCTCAGCGCGAAGTTTGCGTGATAGAATCCGGCATCGTCGCGGTAGGGCCAGTGGCCGGGAACGTCCTCTTCCTGCACGCCCGAGGCGAAGACCAGCAGAGACTCGCCGGCGGCCAGTCGAATCGCCGGCAGCGCCCACTGCGTCAGATCGTCGGGGTCGTCGGTCAGGTACCAGCCGGCCAGATCGACCGGCGCGGTGCCGCGATTGGTGATCTCGATCCAGTCCGGGTAGAGGGTCTGCCCGGCCACCACGGTCGAAAGCGTGGTTCGATTCACCGCCATGAACTCGGTGATCAGCACGTCGGAGTCCGAAAGCCGGCTGTAGACGGCGCTCAGATCGGTTGTCTGCTCCCTGCCGACGTGAACCGTCCTGGCGGAAGGCCGTCCCCAGTCGATCGCCGGACGGAAGTCTACTGTGTATGCCCCCGGGACCAGATCGGCCACCACGACGCCGCTGTCGCGCCAATCGCCGCCGTCGAGCCGCCATTGGGCGCCGGCCGCCACCGCCTCGGCGGGCGTAAGCGTCACGCGCAGCGCGCCCGTCCAATCGGCGAGCCAGTCCTGCGCCAGCCGCGAGAAATCATCCAGTGCAACGCCGTCGTTGCCCAGCAGATCGGCGCAGTGCAGCAGGTAGCCCTCGCAACCCGGCCCATCGAGCCACTGTTCGGCCAGGAGCATGAGGTCGGCGAGATCGACCTTGCAGTCTCCCGACAGGTCGCTCAACGGGCAGGGGGGCTCGACGACGGAAATCACCACCGTGTCGCGGCCCTCCTGATCGCGTTCGTCCCAGACCTGAAGCTGCAGGGTATAGACGCCGGGCGCCGGGAAGGAAACCGTGGCATTGGGCTCGCTCTCGGTGCCCATGAAATCGGCCGCCGGCTGGCCCACAGACGACCAGAGGATCGTCAGGTACTCCGGATCGATCAGGCCGATGTCGTCCGGATCGTCGTCGTCGATGACCGGATGCATCTGAACGATCGTATGGCCCGCGCCGCGCCAGGGAACGGTCCGATCCTCGCCGGCGTCGACCGTCGGAGGCAATCCGCCCGCCGGACCGCCCAGAAACTCCACCTCGGCAATCTGCATGCTGTTGGCGCCGGCGGCGTTTCGGACGGCCGTGAACAGCAGTTGATAATGCGTGTACGCCGTCTTGTTGGCGAACGCGATCGGCGTCTCGTTCATCGTGAAACGGGGCCAGGGCGACGGCTGACCGAAATCCGCGATGTCGCCGCGCGCGATCAACGTGTACGGCCCGTCGATGCTCGTATTGGAGCCGCTCAATTCGAAGGCGGTCGGGTCGCGCTCGACCGCGTCGTTGGCGGTGGTGAAGGTCAGGCCGGTGACGATCGTCGGCCCGACCGAGGGCGTCACCTGAAATCCCGTCGGTTGGGTCTCGCCCTTGAAGTGCAGGTACTTGGTGTTGACGTTGTCGTCGATCGCCAACGGCGGCGATTCGTTGCCGGGCCAGTCGCCGTCGTTCGGGACGCCTCGCACGACGTCGCCCGGTTTCGTCACATCGGCCCCGGCCGACAGCGAAGCCAGCGACAGCATGACGGCGAATACGATGAAATGCATCCGGTTCATAATCACCCCCACCTCAAGGAAACTCAAACATGGCATCATCCCATTCCGCCGATTCGGGGTTGCTGCAACTGATAATGCTCCATTGTAGCAGGCCCGACGCCCGATGTCAATTCCGCCGAACCGGGTCCCAACGGGGGAGTTGTCCAGTCTTACAGCATGCCGTAGGTCGTGCGTCCTCGCACGACTCTCACGGCGAGCGGGGACGCTCGCCCTACCTACGATGTGCCGTCTACGCGTGCCAGAGCCTCCGCCAGAAGAACTGGGCACACCCGGGCGAATGATGATTCGCCCCTACAGCAGGTGGGCCAGAAGAATCCGCACGCCGATGGCGATGAGAACGAGGCCGCCGGCGATCTCGATCTTGCTCTCGAAGAAGTGCCCGAACCGTTTGCCGACGGCGACGCCGGCATACGACAGGACGAATGTAGTCAGGCCGATGACGAGAACGGCAAAGGCGACCGAGCTCGTCAACAGCGACAGTGTGACGCCGACCGCCAGCGCGTCGATGCTCGTCGCCACCGACAGGGCCAGAACGACCAGGAGATGAGACGGGTCCAGATTCTTCTCGGCCGACTCGATCGCGAACGCCTCGTAGATCATCTTGCCTCCGACGAAGGCCAGCAGACCGAAGGCGATCCAGTGGTCGTAGGGATCGATGTACGTCTTGAGTCCCAGGCCCGCCAGCGAACCCACCAGCGGCATCACCGCCTGAAAGGCCCCGAAGAACAAGGCCATGCGCAACGCGTGGCGGACGTGCAACTGGCGGTACACGCTGCCGGCGACGATGGAGACCGCGAAGGCATCCATCGCCAGCCCCAGGGCGAGGAACAGGATCGTGACAGGATTCATCGACATGTGTATCACTGTGCCTTGATGATCCCTTGGCTGGTCACGTCTTCCGCGATGCGTCGGCCGGGTGCGACATAGAGAAACTCCTCATCGTTCCAGTTGCCGTCCACGAACCGCTGCATCAGCCCGGGGTCGCCCTTCTGCTCATCGCAGTCCCAGCCGAGGAATTCGGCGCACCGCTTCGTATACGCGCGATAGGCGTCTGAATCGACCAGGCCCCAGTCGACGAACGTGGCCCAGTTGTACTCCTTCATCCAGGTCTGCTCGACCTCCATGAGGTACTGGGCGTTGTCCGGGCCGTACTTGCGTTCGTACTCGGCCCGCAGCGATTCGTATCGCTCCCGGCCCGGCTGTTTGCCCGACTCGATCCAGCCGGGGCTGTACCAGTAGACGCCGCGATGGGAATCGAAATACTCCCGATAGCGCTCCTTCGAGCCGAGCAGCAGCGTGATGCAGTCGTGACCGCGCGGGATCACCACGGGGATCGCGGCCCTCAGGCCCACCGTCCCGTTGCTGCACAGCCCGTAGCCCAGCAGCGAGGCATCGTAGGACCTGCCCTGGATGTCCGTCGTCCGCTCCAGCGCCTTCTGAACCTCGCTTCGAAGCCGGTCCGGCTCATCGTGCAGGCCCTGCTCCATCAGGACCACGTCGACGACGTGGGGCGAGCGGGCCGCGCAGAAATAGGCCTCGCGCTGCAACACCTTGCAGACGATCAATTGAAGCCGTTTCTGGTCGCCCAGACGGACGTCGATGTCACTTCTTCCGATCACGAACGCACCTGCAGAAGACTCGATGCTCCTTACTACCGGCCCCAGGGACTACTGGTTCTGGAGAACCTCGATCATGGCCGCAACGTTCTCCGCTTTGGCGTCGCCGGGGATATCGTGCGACGGGGAGGCGATGTAGCCGCCGTGCTCGCCCACCACGTCGATCAGTCTGCGGACCTCGTCCCGGACCTGGCGAGC
The window above is part of the Anaerobaca lacustris genome. Proteins encoded here:
- a CDS encoding CotH kinase family protein; the encoded protein is MNRMHFIVFAVMLSLASLSAGADVTKPGDVVRGVPNDGDWPGNESPPLAIDDNVNTKYLHFKGETQPTGFQVTPSVGPTIVTGLTFTTANDAVERDPTAFELSGSNTSIDGPYTLIARGDIADFGQPSPWPRFTMNETPIAFANKTAYTHYQLLFTAVRNAAGANSMQIAEVEFLGGPAGGLPPTVDAGEDRTVPWRGAGHTIVQMHPVIDDDDPDDIGLIDPEYLTILWSSVGQPAADFMGTESEPNATVSFPAPGVYTLQLQVWDERDQEGRDTVVISVVEPPCPLSDLSGDCKVDLADLMLLAEQWLDGPGCEGYLLHCADLLGNDGVALDDFSRLAQDWLADWTGALRVTLTPAEAVAAGAQWRLDGGDWRDSGVVVADLVPGAYTVDFRPAIDWGRPSARTVHVGREQTTDLSAVYSRLSDSDVLITEFMAVNRTTLSTVVAGQTLYPDWIEITNRGTAPVDLAGWYLTDDPDDLTQWALPAIRLAAGESLLVFASGVQEEDVPGHWPYRDDAGFYHANFALSADGEYLALVRPDLQVAHEYASHVDESGDGGFPPQRADLSYGLYGSEMQYFTQATPGGANVAGHAEISEPPVFSHPGGTFFGAILLELSSSHPNAEIRYTTDGRAPDASSRRYTSPISILGTQEVLARAYEPGKAPSEVVCNTYIGLSSDVLNFSSDLPIVIVDTNRQTIGTTYRPVRSAFIDTGDDGRARMIGDADYAGRGGMKRRGRSTLGAAKGSYGFEVWDENDRDKDVSIFGLPAESDWILYAPFQFDRALINNAFMHGLSNQIGRYAVRTRFVEMYLSTSGEAVSAGDYVGLYIFMEKIKRGPDRVDVEELEPWHNAEPAVSGGYMLKIDRPDTGDRGFRTARGNPTYGDGTLCYVTPKEVEVTTAQSAWVRGYLDAFEEALYGPGFADPANGYAKYIDVDSFIDHNLLNMLAMNVDALRLSTHIHKRRNGRLEMGPIWDFDRSLDSTDGRDNNPERWHGTGDGTNYLGYIWWDRMFEDANFWQKYIDRWFALRRGAFSTESLNATIDAMAEEIWEAQARNFQRWSSHGPRFGGFQGEMDHLKDWLRRRCAWVDGQFVPPPEIVPYGGHVEVGRQVILVNTAGSGTLYYTLDGSDPRPPETAPTTISSVTLVPESAPKRVLVPTGPVDDAWRGGGAFDDSGWISGAGGVGFETATGYEQFFRIDVREQMYGRNASCYIRIPFNLLGDPSEFNYMALRVRYDDGFVAYLNGVEISRALFAGTPTWNSSADANHDDLAAILFEQFDVSAHAGLLRQGANVLAIHGLNSGTTSSDFLISLEVLVGRIASPDGSTMASEVRTYTGPITVTASTQVKARTLVTSNPYSPWSGLAEAVFAVGPVAESLRISEIMYNPADPNAEYIELTNIGDETIDLNLVRFTHGVDFTFPRAELAPGDYVLVVEDIVAFEARYGGGFPIAGQYAGRLDNAGEWVELQDAAGRVVHSFQYEDDWYEITDGLGFSLTVHDPVATDPNALGDMSVWRPSAYAGGSPGFDDSAEAVAPGAVTINELMAAPEPGQSDWIELHNTTDRPIDIGGWFLSDGGRNRTKYEIAAGTILPAHGYIVFYEDLHFGNESDPGCHASFGLSRNGETLYLHSGSDGVLTGYSAKQSFGASETGVSLGRYLGDTGAYEFGPLRVPTPGAANAQP
- a CDS encoding manganese efflux pump MntP, whose amino-acid sequence is MSMNPVTILFLALGLAMDAFAVSIVAGSVYRQLHVRHALRMALFFGAFQAVMPLVGSLAGLGLKTYIDPYDHWIAFGLLAFVGGKMIYEAFAIESAEKNLDPSHLLVVLALSVATSIDALAVGVTLSLLTSSVAFAVLVIGLTTFVLSYAGVAVGKRFGHFFESKIEIAGGLVLIAIGVRILLAHLL
- a CDS encoding DUF1638 domain-containing protein, with amino-acid sequence MIGRSDIDVRLGDQKRLQLIVCKVLQREAYFCAARSPHVVDVVLMEQGLHDEPDRLRSEVQKALERTTDIQGRSYDASLLGYGLCSNGTVGLRAAIPVVIPRGHDCITLLLGSKERYREYFDSHRGVYWYSPGWIESGKQPGRERYESLRAEYERKYGPDNAQYLMEVEQTWMKEYNWATFVDWGLVDSDAYRAYTKRCAEFLGWDCDEQKGDPGLMQRFVDGNWNDEEFLYVAPGRRIAEDVTSQGIIKAQ